Proteins from a genomic interval of Caulobacter sp. NIBR1757:
- a CDS encoding AraC family transcriptional regulator → MESTLARLPMTPGYFRLILRGYGDTPERRAAILEGTGVTEAMAADGAADISLFQQVRQIGNMVALFGDGWALDHPDLWNPASHGPLGVAGVTAPNVAGLIDVLQRFSFVRAPFYQMTVAKGPAWLQMDYALTVSIDERLWRPMMEIALIGVQRILATVLTAPTRGAVFHFACPEPGHADQARAVLGDQVVYGAPVNSVRVPAAWLEVASPFADPALHAAAVAELQAALKRVSEPVGLRGRVERLLRTLPAGRLTAEETARLMGVSRRTLVRKLAETGVGYRELLDAELRTRAMRMLRDSSLSQARIAEMLGYADPTSFSRSCRRWFGAERPR, encoded by the coding sequence ATGGAGAGCACGCTCGCCCGACTGCCGATGACGCCGGGATACTTCCGGCTGATCCTGCGCGGCTATGGCGACACCCCTGAGCGCCGGGCGGCGATCCTTGAGGGCACGGGGGTCACCGAGGCCATGGCGGCCGACGGAGCCGCTGACATCAGCCTGTTCCAGCAGGTCCGGCAGATCGGGAACATGGTCGCCCTGTTCGGCGACGGCTGGGCCCTGGACCATCCGGACCTGTGGAATCCGGCCTCGCACGGGCCGCTGGGCGTGGCCGGGGTGACGGCGCCGAACGTCGCCGGGCTGATCGATGTGCTGCAGCGCTTCAGCTTCGTGCGGGCGCCCTTCTATCAGATGACGGTGGCCAAGGGGCCGGCCTGGCTGCAGATGGACTATGCGCTGACGGTCTCCATCGATGAGCGGCTGTGGCGGCCGATGATGGAGATCGCCCTGATCGGGGTGCAGCGCATCCTGGCCACCGTGCTGACGGCGCCGACCCGGGGGGCGGTCTTCCACTTCGCCTGTCCGGAACCGGGCCATGCCGACCAGGCCCGGGCCGTGCTGGGCGACCAGGTTGTCTATGGCGCGCCGGTCAATTCGGTGCGGGTTCCCGCGGCCTGGCTGGAGGTGGCCTCGCCGTTCGCCGATCCGGCCCTGCACGCGGCGGCGGTGGCGGAGCTGCAGGCGGCGCTCAAACGGGTGTCGGAGCCGGTCGGCCTGCGGGGGCGGGTCGAGCGGTTGCTGCGCACCCTGCCGGCGGGTCGGCTGACAGCCGAGGAGACGGCGCGGCTGATGGGGGTGTCGCGGCGGACTCTGGTGCGCAAGCTGGCCGAGACCGGGGTCGGCTATCGGGAGCTGCTGGACGCCGAACTGCGTACGCGGGCGATGCGGATGCTGCGGGACAGCAGCCTGAGCCAGGCGCGGATCGCCGAGATGTTGGGCTATGCCGATCCCACCAGCTTCAGCCGGTCATGCCGTCGCTGGTTCGGCGCCGAGCGGCCGCGTTAG
- a CDS encoding pentapeptide repeat-containing protein encodes MNKFAIALAAFTVLAAAAGVAEARVVRDERDIPRQLLFGGTCRQCDLSGKKLVNARFTGADFGGATLIRADLRGASFVGSNFQGAHLADSDLSGAEMMGSNFSYADFTGAELDGVEGAGAVFQKANFTRASLQDAELPAVNFNGANLSNANFRDAELPHAVITNVQASGASFRDAELVGASLISSTFTGANFRDADLSGAVLVRSTFHNADFRDADLSRATLFGADLSRARNLTQHQVSEACSDSSTRLPAGLTPRLCKGRKIMIFNAPAPPKPPEAPRPPKSPRN; translated from the coding sequence ATGAACAAGTTCGCAATCGCCCTTGCCGCCTTCACCGTCCTGGCCGCCGCCGCAGGCGTCGCCGAGGCCCGGGTCGTTCGGGACGAGAGGGACATACCGCGCCAGCTGTTGTTCGGCGGGACCTGCCGCCAGTGCGATCTGTCGGGCAAGAAACTGGTCAACGCCCGCTTCACCGGCGCCGATTTCGGCGGCGCCACCCTGATCCGGGCCGACCTGCGCGGGGCCAGCTTCGTCGGCTCCAACTTCCAGGGCGCCCACCTGGCCGACTCCGATCTCTCGGGCGCCGAGATGATGGGCTCCAACTTCTCCTACGCCGACTTTACCGGGGCCGAACTCGACGGGGTCGAGGGGGCCGGAGCGGTGTTCCAGAAGGCCAACTTCACCCGCGCCAGCCTGCAGGACGCCGAACTGCCGGCCGTCAACTTCAACGGCGCCAACCTGAGCAACGCCAACTTTCGCGACGCCGAGCTGCCGCACGCGGTCATCACCAACGTCCAGGCCTCCGGCGCCAGCTTCCGCGACGCCGAACTGGTCGGCGCCAGCCTGATCAGCTCGACCTTCACCGGCGCCAACTTCCGCGACGCCGACCTGTCCGGCGCCGTTCTGGTTCGCTCGACCTTCCACAACGCCGACTTCCGCGACGCCGACCTGTCGCGCGCGACCCTGTTCGGCGCCGATCTCAGCCGGGCCCGCAACCTGACCCAGCACCAGGTCAGCGAGGCCTGCTCCGACAGCTCTACACGGCTGCCGGCCGGCCTGACCCCCCGCCTCTGCAAGGGCCGCAAGATCATGATCTTCAACGCCCCGGCGCCGCCCAAGCCTCCCGAAGCGCCCAGGCCGCCGAAGTCTCCGCGCAACTAA
- a CDS encoding pentapeptide repeat-containing protein translates to MKRLIALTLAVASLAGPASAQNAGQIARVRAGASCPGCNLFQADLMGMERSGLNFRKARLRQATLTAVVMNRASFAGADLRDVDASAAVFGGASFAGANLTNANFVGSYLQGANFSGAVLTGAVFSGAEMDRAVGLTQRQLDQACGDETTQLPRGLRIPKC, encoded by the coding sequence ATGAAGCGCCTCATCGCCCTCACGCTCGCCGTGGCCTCCCTCGCAGGTCCAGCCTCGGCCCAGAACGCCGGCCAGATCGCGCGGGTGCGCGCCGGGGCCAGCTGTCCCGGCTGCAACCTGTTCCAGGCCGACCTGATGGGCATGGAGCGCAGCGGCCTCAACTTCCGCAAGGCGCGCCTGCGTCAGGCCACCCTGACCGCCGTGGTCATGAACCGGGCCAGCTTCGCCGGAGCCGACCTGCGCGACGTCGATGCCTCGGCCGCCGTCTTCGGCGGAGCCAGCTTCGCCGGCGCCAACCTGACCAACGCCAACTTCGTCGGCAGCTACCTGCAAGGCGCCAACTTCAGCGGCGCCGTCCTGACCGGGGCGGTGTTCTCCGGCGCCGAGATGGATCGGGCTGTCGGCCTGACCCAGCGCCAGCTCGACCAGGCCTGCGGCGACGAGACGACCCAGCTGCCGCGTGGCCTCAGAATTCCGAAGTGCTGA
- a CDS encoding ribonucleotide reductase — MRFERRRAKAAGPEVELRTLEGTSALTGVLAPVSWPGARVQAWADWAATLPEPAAGDLPNVLSQPLTPIGLLGAGPARKAQDLASKGWTLGLFARPTDAGAFRDELFALMSHGIVAFAEPRRATALPVIDLAGPDADRALAAFAAEVAAHDLTAPALRTLTDRLTAVSDAVRRCEGDASACADPAANPALARMARAARAAGASDAAISDAIGAGLCGLSIAPPATPAPSRPAVVLQAADDAHTGRERELAGLGWRTGAATLALTAQDAAALSGRAAGPVAALDLIAFQDGQAFDMPGFEASARLLAAAVRLDAGPDAPATLTLANTAALIVSRGLAYDSDEARDLAADLWSRAASASRGLADVAPHEDAELQIRLGAACMAAAPWSGPLTLAETEDGETLRVIAEPALDALAYLGEDPDALRLAMLGHRDFAEAPHINTASLSALGFTVLETESIQAVLPLVTDLRDAFSPLVVGEGFLRDILGADPEALRQPGFDTLGLAGFTDRQIAEANAYVLGSASLDQATDLSPAARAILDPDPSFAARLALHAAIEDACGHAGTLRLPLAFTALPSEAALLQAQALAAGVRALRLDRAGPPLAFSLGIPEEAAPEAPRAAPAQERIIERVVERERTRRKLPDRRKGYIQKAAVGGHKVYLHTGEYDDGELGEIFIDMHKEGAAFRSVMNNFAIAISIGLQYGVPLDEFVDAFVFTRFEPAGPVTGNDTIRSATSILDYVFRELGVSYLGRNDLSNADGEELNADGLGRGKADAAPALAGGGYEAEPQPASRFISKGFSRGAAPDNLVFLPFGKRPGEVMMDNPRAASVCPSCGDQSVFSGVCDTCGVVVEQNVSS; from the coding sequence ATGCGTTTCGAGCGGCGGCGAGCCAAGGCCGCGGGGCCGGAAGTCGAGCTTCGCACCCTGGAGGGGACCAGCGCCCTGACCGGCGTGCTGGCGCCCGTCAGCTGGCCCGGCGCCCGCGTCCAGGCCTGGGCCGACTGGGCCGCGACCCTGCCCGAGCCCGCCGCCGGCGACCTGCCCAATGTCCTCAGCCAGCCCCTGACACCGATTGGCCTGCTCGGGGCCGGCCCGGCCCGCAAGGCGCAGGATCTGGCCAGCAAGGGCTGGACCCTCGGCCTGTTCGCCCGGCCGACCGACGCCGGCGCCTTCCGCGACGAGCTGTTCGCCCTGATGAGCCACGGCATCGTCGCCTTCGCCGAGCCCCGGCGGGCCACAGCCCTGCCCGTCATCGACCTCGCCGGCCCCGACGCCGACCGCGCCCTGGCCGCCTTCGCCGCCGAGGTCGCCGCCCACGACCTGACCGCCCCCGCCCTGCGCACCCTGACCGACCGGCTGACCGCCGTCAGCGACGCCGTGCGCCGCTGCGAGGGCGACGCCAGCGCCTGCGCCGATCCGGCCGCCAACCCGGCCCTGGCCCGCATGGCCCGGGCCGCCCGCGCCGCCGGGGCCAGCGACGCCGCCATCAGCGACGCCATCGGGGCCGGTCTGTGCGGCCTGTCCATCGCCCCGCCGGCCACCCCGGCTCCCTCGCGCCCGGCCGTCGTCCTGCAGGCCGCCGACGACGCCCACACCGGCCGCGAGCGCGAGCTGGCCGGCCTCGGCTGGCGCACCGGCGCGGCCACCCTGGCCCTGACCGCGCAGGACGCCGCCGCCCTGTCGGGCCGCGCCGCCGGCCCCGTCGCCGCCCTCGACCTGATCGCCTTCCAGGACGGCCAGGCCTTCGACATGCCCGGCTTCGAGGCCTCTGCCCGCCTGCTGGCTGCCGCCGTCCGCCTCGACGCCGGCCCAGACGCCCCGGCCACCCTGACCCTGGCCAATACCGCCGCCCTGATCGTCTCCCGGGGGCTGGCTTATGACAGCGACGAGGCCCGCGACCTCGCCGCCGACCTGTGGAGCCGCGCCGCCTCCGCCTCCCGCGGCCTGGCCGACGTCGCCCCGCACGAGGATGCCGAGCTGCAGATTCGCCTTGGCGCCGCCTGCATGGCCGCCGCTCCCTGGTCCGGCCCGCTGACCCTCGCCGAGACCGAGGACGGCGAAACCCTGCGTGTCATCGCCGAGCCGGCCCTCGACGCTCTGGCCTACCTGGGCGAGGACCCCGACGCCCTGCGCCTGGCCATGCTCGGCCACCGCGACTTCGCCGAGGCGCCGCACATCAACACCGCCTCGCTGTCGGCGCTGGGTTTCACCGTCCTCGAGACCGAGTCGATCCAGGCCGTGCTGCCGCTGGTCACCGACCTGCGCGACGCTTTCAGCCCGCTGGTCGTCGGCGAGGGCTTCCTGCGCGACATCCTCGGCGCCGATCCCGAGGCGCTTCGCCAGCCCGGTTTCGACACCCTCGGCCTGGCCGGCTTCACCGACCGCCAGATCGCCGAGGCCAATGCCTATGTCCTCGGCTCGGCCTCGCTCGACCAGGCGACCGACCTCTCCCCGGCCGCCCGCGCCATCCTCGACCCCGACCCGTCCTTCGCCGCCCGGCTGGCCCTGCATGCCGCCATCGAGGACGCCTGCGGCCACGCCGGGACCCTGCGCCTGCCGCTGGCCTTCACCGCCCTGCCGTCGGAGGCCGCCCTGCTGCAGGCCCAGGCGCTGGCCGCCGGGGTCCGCGCCCTGCGCCTCGACCGCGCCGGCCCGCCGCTGGCCTTCAGCCTCGGCATCCCCGAGGAAGCCGCCCCCGAGGCGCCCCGCGCCGCCCCGGCCCAGGAGCGCATCATCGAGCGGGTGGTCGAGCGCGAGCGCACCCGCCGCAAGCTGCCCGACCGCCGCAAGGGCTACATCCAGAAGGCGGCCGTCGGCGGCCACAAGGTCTACCTGCACACCGGCGAGTACGACGACGGCGAGCTGGGCGAGATCTTCATCGACATGCACAAGGAAGGCGCAGCCTTCCGCAGCGTGATGAACAACTTCGCCATCGCCATCTCCATCGGCCTGCAATACGGCGTGCCGCTCGACGAATTCGTCGACGCCTTCGTCTTCACCCGGTTCGAACCGGCCGGCCCGGTGACCGGCAACGACACCATACGCTCGGCCACCTCGATCCTCGACTACGTCTTCCGCGAGCTTGGCGTCAGCTACCTGGGGCGCAACGACCTCTCCAACGCCGATGGCGAGGAACTCAATGCCGACGGCCTCGGCCGCGGCAAGGCCGACGCCGCCCCGGCGCTTGCCGGGGGCGGCTACGAGGCCGAACCGCAACCGGCCAGCCGCTTCATCTCCAAGGGCTTCTCGAGAGGCGCGGCGCCCGACAACCTGGTCTTCCTGCCCTTCGGCAAGCGGCCGGGCGAGGTGATGATGGACAACCCCCGCGCCGCCAGCGTCTGCCCGTCCTGCGGCGACCAGTCGGTGTTCAGCGGGGTCTGCGATACCTGCGGCGTTGTGGTGGAGCAGAACGTCAGCTCCTGA
- a CDS encoding NADH:ubiquinone oxidoreductase subunit NDUFA12 codes for MLKAIFTWWNGATLGQTFHIKRRGVKIGQDEFGNTYYEARDDKDSYDVGRKRRWVIYNGYAEASKVPPDWHGWLRYTFDEPPTIAPLPRRSWEKEHRPNLTGTVHAWRPKGSISGDGQRDKATGDYLPWTPE; via the coding sequence GTGCTGAAAGCGATCTTTACCTGGTGGAACGGCGCCACGTTGGGGCAGACCTTCCACATCAAGCGCCGCGGCGTGAAGATCGGCCAGGATGAGTTCGGTAACACCTACTATGAAGCCCGCGACGACAAGGACAGCTACGACGTCGGTCGCAAGCGCCGCTGGGTGATCTACAACGGCTATGCCGAGGCCTCGAAGGTGCCGCCGGACTGGCACGGCTGGCTGCGCTACACCTTCGACGAACCGCCGACCATCGCCCCGCTGCCGCGGCGCAGCTGGGAAAAGGAGCACCGGCCAAACCTGACCGGCACCGTCCATGCCTGGCGACCCAAGGGCTCGATCTCGGGTGACGGCCAGCGCGACAAGGCGACGGGCGACTACCTGCCCTGGACCCCGGAATAG
- a CDS encoding DUF2155 domain-containing protein, with the protein MKITVRILAAMSLALAGVASAQPGAPTPRAAPQPKPAPTAPAAEEPPPANVTAPPPVVSAPASPVPIVPLPDPKPAPKAKAAEAKPVEPLKRVRAGSAIVQALDKVTAETLRFEVPVGGSVRYKSLVFTVRACESAAPDETAPESAAYMTVDSSPKPQPGRPTPPTRQVFKGWMFASSPGLNPLQHPVYDAWLIACKAA; encoded by the coding sequence ATGAAGATCACGGTCCGCATCCTGGCGGCGATGAGCCTGGCCCTGGCAGGCGTGGCCAGCGCCCAGCCCGGCGCGCCGACGCCCAGGGCCGCGCCGCAGCCCAAGCCGGCGCCGACCGCACCGGCCGCCGAGGAGCCGCCGCCGGCCAATGTCACCGCCCCGCCGCCGGTGGTCTCAGCGCCGGCGTCGCCCGTGCCGATCGTGCCGCTGCCCGATCCCAAACCGGCCCCCAAGGCCAAGGCCGCCGAAGCCAAGCCGGTCGAGCCGCTGAAGCGGGTGCGGGCCGGCTCGGCCATCGTCCAGGCTCTGGACAAGGTGACCGCCGAGACCCTGCGCTTCGAGGTGCCGGTCGGCGGGTCGGTGCGCTACAAGTCGCTGGTCTTCACGGTGCGGGCCTGCGAGAGCGCCGCGCCGGACGAGACGGCTCCGGAATCGGCCGCCTATATGACGGTGGACTCATCGCCCAAGCCGCAGCCCGGCCGGCCGACGCCGCCGACCCGTCAGGTGTTCAAGGGCTGGATGTTCGCCTCGTCGCCGGGGCTGAACCCCCTGCAGCACCCGGTCTATGACGCCTGGCTGATCGCCTGCAAGGCGGCCTGA
- the aat gene encoding leucyl/phenylalanyl-tRNA--protein transferase, whose amino-acid sequence MKDTDDAFTPEDLIACYQRGVFPMADSRDDEGVFLIDPQRRGVLPLDGFQLSSRLARTVRSDRFEVRTDTAFNRVVGLCAQSAPGREDTWINPVIEHLYGELHRRGQAHSVETWRDGELIGGLYGVSLGGAFFGESMFSRATDASKVALVHLVARLRVGGYRLLDCQFVTDHLTQFGVVEIPRAEYHRRLAQALEVKGDFGRFEGGGQAALQAISQAS is encoded by the coding sequence ATGAAGGACACGGACGACGCCTTCACCCCCGAAGACCTGATCGCCTGCTACCAGCGCGGCGTCTTCCCGATGGCCGATTCGCGGGACGATGAGGGGGTCTTCCTCATCGACCCGCAGCGGCGCGGGGTATTGCCGCTTGACGGGTTCCAGTTGTCATCCCGCCTAGCCCGTACGGTCAGATCGGACCGCTTCGAGGTCCGCACGGACACCGCCTTCAACCGCGTCGTCGGCCTCTGCGCCCAGTCCGCCCCGGGCCGTGAGGACACCTGGATCAATCCGGTGATCGAGCACCTCTATGGCGAGCTTCACCGGCGCGGCCAGGCCCACAGTGTCGAGACCTGGCGCGACGGCGAACTGATCGGCGGCCTCTACGGCGTCTCGCTCGGCGGGGCCTTCTTCGGCGAGAGCATGTTCAGCCGCGCCACCGACGCCAGCAAGGTCGCTCTCGTCCACCTGGTGGCCCGCCTGCGGGTCGGCGGCTACCGCCTGCTCGACTGCCAGTTCGTCACCGATCACCTGACCCAGTTCGGCGTCGTCGAGATTCCGCGCGCCGAATACCACAGAAGGCTGGCGCAAGCGCTTGAGGTCAAAGGCGATTTCGGCCGTTTCGAAGGCGGCGGTCAGGCCGCCTTGCAGGCGATCAGCCAGGCGTCATAG
- the accC gene encoding acetyl-CoA carboxylase biotin carboxylase subunit: MFDKILIANRGEIALRIHRACKEMGIATVAVHSEPDASGMWARLCDESVCIGPAPAAKSYLNIPSIIAAAEITGAQAIHPGYGFLSENARFAEIVNTHGMTFIGPRPEHIRMMGDKISAKQAVKDAGIPVVPGSDGAVTTEEEAFAAAKEIGFPVLIKAAAGGGGRGMKVAATQEDLYEAVSTARSEARAAFGDDAVYMERYLQTPRHIEIQVVADSHGNVVHLGERDCSLQRRHQKVLEEAPSPALNSEARKKIGAVVVEAIRAIGYLGVGTIEFLWENDEFFFIEMNTRLQVEHPVTEAITGIDLVREQIRIAAGLPLSFTQADVTFEGHAIECRINAENPRTFTPSPGKVTDFHAPGGLGVRLDSGLYAGYSIPPYYDSLVGKLIVHGRDRAECIARTQRCLGEMVVSGIETTIPLFQDLLQNEDIRAGDYNIHWLENWLKAQG; the protein is encoded by the coding sequence GTGTTCGACAAGATCCTGATCGCCAACCGGGGCGAGATCGCCCTTCGCATCCACCGCGCCTGCAAGGAGATGGGCATCGCCACCGTGGCGGTCCACTCCGAGCCCGACGCCAGCGGCATGTGGGCCCGGCTGTGCGACGAAAGCGTCTGCATCGGTCCGGCCCCGGCGGCCAAGAGCTACCTCAACATCCCCTCGATCATCGCGGCGGCCGAGATCACCGGCGCACAGGCGATCCACCCCGGCTACGGCTTCCTGTCTGAAAACGCCCGCTTCGCCGAGATCGTCAACACCCACGGCATGACCTTCATCGGGCCGCGTCCCGAGCACATCCGCATGATGGGCGACAAGATCAGCGCCAAACAGGCGGTCAAGGACGCCGGCATCCCCGTAGTCCCCGGCTCCGACGGCGCCGTGACCACGGAAGAAGAGGCCTTCGCGGCGGCCAAGGAGATCGGCTTCCCGGTCCTCATCAAGGCGGCGGCCGGCGGCGGCGGTCGCGGCATGAAGGTCGCGGCGACCCAGGAAGACCTCTACGAAGCGGTCTCGACGGCCCGTTCCGAGGCCCGCGCGGCCTTCGGCGACGACGCCGTCTACATGGAGCGCTACCTCCAGACCCCGCGCCACATCGAGATCCAGGTCGTCGCAGACAGCCACGGCAACGTCGTGCACCTGGGCGAACGGGACTGTTCGCTGCAGCGCCGCCACCAGAAGGTGCTGGAAGAAGCCCCTTCGCCGGCCCTCAATTCAGAGGCCCGCAAGAAGATCGGCGCGGTCGTCGTCGAGGCCATCCGCGCCATCGGCTATCTCGGCGTCGGCACCATCGAGTTCCTGTGGGAGAACGACGAGTTCTTCTTCATCGAGATGAACACCCGCCTGCAGGTCGAACACCCGGTCACCGAGGCCATCACCGGCATCGACCTGGTCCGCGAACAGATCCGCATCGCCGCCGGCCTGCCGCTCAGCTTCACCCAGGCCGACGTGACTTTCGAAGGCCACGCCATCGAATGCCGCATCAACGCCGAGAACCCGCGCACCTTCACCCCCTCGCCGGGCAAGGTGACGGACTTCCATGCGCCGGGCGGCCTGGGCGTGCGGCTCGATAGCGGCCTCTACGCCGGCTATTCGATCCCGCCCTACTACGACAGCCTGGTCGGCAAGCTGATCGTCCACGGCCGCGACCGCGCCGAATGCATCGCCCGCACCCAGCGGTGCCTGGGCGAAATGGTCGTCAGCGGCATCGAGACGACGATCCCGCTATTCCAGGACCTGCTGCAGAACGAGGACATCCGGGCCGGCGACTACAACATCCACTGGCTGGAAAACTGGCTCAAAGCACAGGGCTAG
- the accB gene encoding acetyl-CoA carboxylase biotin carboxyl carrier protein: MSNTPADDSAENSAAIDTRTVRKLADILKSTGLTEIEVERGDLRIRVAREITVSAAPQQAYAAAPAPAPMAAPAPVAVAAPVEAAPAARKGDEVKSPMVGTVYLQPQPGSPAFIKVGDKVGEGQTLLIVEAMKTMNPIPAPRAGVVVEILVGDAQPVEFGQPLVILE; the protein is encoded by the coding sequence ATGTCCAATACCCCGGCCGACGACTCCGCCGAGAACAGCGCCGCCATCGACACCCGGACGGTCCGCAAGCTCGCCGACATCCTCAAGAGCACCGGCCTGACTGAGATCGAAGTGGAGCGCGGCGACCTGCGCATCCGCGTCGCCCGCGAGATCACCGTCAGCGCCGCGCCGCAGCAGGCCTATGCCGCTGCCCCGGCCCCGGCTCCGATGGCCGCCCCGGCGCCTGTCGCCGTCGCCGCGCCGGTCGAGGCCGCGCCCGCCGCCCGCAAGGGCGACGAGGTCAAGTCGCCGATGGTCGGCACCGTCTACCTGCAGCCGCAGCCGGGCAGCCCCGCCTTCATCAAGGTCGGCGACAAGGTCGGCGAGGGCCAGACCCTGCTGATCGTCGAGGCCATGAAGACGATGAACCCGATCCCCGCGCCCCGCGCCGGCGTCGTGGTCGAAATCCTGGTCGGCGACGCCCAGCCGGTCGAGTTTGGCCAGCCGCTCGTGATCCTCGAGTAG
- a CDS encoding type II 3-dehydroquinate dehydratase, producing the protein MPKPIFVLSGPNLNLLGTREPDIYGYDTLSDIHDRCAARAEAFGLTVDCRQSNHEGQLIDWVQEAREAASALIINPAGYGHTSVALLDALKTLAIPVVECHLSNPAAREAFRKTTYVSLAATGIVSGFGAASYELAIEAAAGLVGAARS; encoded by the coding sequence ATGCCGAAACCGATCTTTGTTTTGAGCGGGCCCAATCTCAACCTGCTTGGGACGCGTGAACCCGACATCTATGGATACGACACCCTGTCGGATATCCACGACCGCTGCGCCGCCCGCGCGGAGGCCTTCGGCTTGACCGTCGACTGCCGACAATCCAACCACGAAGGCCAGCTGATCGACTGGGTCCAGGAGGCCCGGGAGGCCGCCAGCGCCCTGATCATCAACCCGGCCGGCTACGGTCACACTTCCGTGGCCCTGCTGGACGCGCTGAAGACTCTCGCTATTCCGGTGGTGGAGTGTCACCTGTCGAACCCTGCGGCGCGCGAGGCGTTTCGCAAGACGACCTATGTTTCGCTCGCGGCGACCGGCATCGTGTCCGGATTCGGCGCGGCAAGTTACGAACTGGCGATCGAAGCCGCCGCCGGCCTTGTCGGCGCGGCCCGGTCGTAG
- the thiS gene encoding sulfur carrier protein ThiS, translating to MRIQLNGEEQTFEDVATVAALVAALELDPRKVAVERNLEIVPRSTYADTPVMDGDRIEIVTFIGGG from the coding sequence ATGCGGATACAGCTGAACGGCGAAGAACAGACGTTTGAAGACGTGGCGACGGTGGCCGCCCTGGTGGCGGCGCTGGAGCTCGATCCGAGGAAGGTCGCGGTCGAGCGAAACCTTGAGATCGTGCCGCGTTCGACCTATGCCGATACGCCGGTGATGGACGGGGACCGCATCGAGATCGTGACGTTCATCGGGGGTGGGTGA
- a CDS encoding NAD(P)/FAD-dependent oxidoreductase, whose amino-acid sequence MSDGLDAIIIGAGFGGLCAAIKLKEAGFKRLLVLEKADRLGGTWRDNTYPGACCDVPSRLYSYSFALNPNWSRAYSGHAEIRQYMEDVAVRFGVRDRFRFNAEVERADWDGEAWTVTLKGGETLSAPVLVSGLGQLNRPSFAGIPGRENFKGDSWHSARWNHDVDLAGKTVGCIGAGASAIQYIPELVKTAGKVVVFQRTPNYVVPRLDKAMSPGRQALYAAFPFIDRAQRWLTWKLMDARFQAFKQGTKAAADFRKVAMDYLDATITDPVLKAKLTPDYPIGCKRILVSDDYYQALAQPNVELVTEDVKAITGAGVRTGDGAEHACDVLVFGTGFETTDFLAPLAIHGENGRSLDEAWKDGAEAYYGVTVAGFPNLFLLYGPNTNLGHNSIILMIEAQVGYMVEAMRVLKARGAKALKLKPDAQARFNTQLQHDLQDTAWAGSCSSWYKTASGKITNNWSGDTATYMKVMREPVLSDYEVA is encoded by the coding sequence GTGTCTGACGGTCTCGACGCCATCATCATCGGGGCGGGCTTCGGCGGCCTGTGCGCGGCCATCAAGCTGAAGGAAGCCGGGTTCAAACGGCTGCTCGTGCTGGAAAAGGCCGACCGCCTCGGCGGCACCTGGCGGGACAACACCTATCCCGGGGCCTGCTGCGACGTGCCCTCGCGGCTCTATTCCTACAGCTTCGCGCTCAATCCGAACTGGAGCCGCGCCTACAGCGGCCATGCCGAGATTCGTCAGTACATGGAGGACGTCGCGGTCCGCTTCGGGGTGCGCGACCGGTTCCGCTTCAACGCCGAGGTCGAGCGGGCCGACTGGGACGGCGAGGCCTGGACGGTCACCTTGAAGGGCGGCGAGACCTTGAGCGCGCCGGTGCTGGTGTCCGGGCTGGGGCAACTGAACCGGCCGAGCTTCGCCGGCATTCCCGGCCGCGAGAATTTCAAGGGCGACAGCTGGCATAGCGCCCGCTGGAACCACGATGTCGATCTGGCCGGCAAGACGGTCGGCTGCATCGGGGCCGGGGCCAGCGCCATCCAGTACATCCCCGAACTGGTCAAGACGGCCGGCAAGGTCGTGGTCTTCCAGCGCACCCCCAACTATGTCGTGCCGCGCCTCGACAAGGCGATGAGCCCGGGGCGGCAGGCGCTGTATGCGGCCTTCCCCTTCATCGACCGGGCCCAGCGGTGGCTGACCTGGAAGCTGATGGACGCCAGGTTCCAGGCCTTCAAACAGGGGACCAAGGCGGCGGCGGACTTCCGCAAGGTGGCGATGGACTATCTCGACGCCACCATCACCGACCCGGTGCTGAAGGCCAAGCTGACGCCGGACTATCCGATCGGCTGCAAGCGCATCCTGGTGTCGGACGACTACTACCAGGCCCTGGCCCAACCCAACGTCGAGCTGGTCACCGAGGATGTGAAGGCGATCACCGGGGCCGGCGTGCGGACCGGCGACGGGGCCGAGCATGCCTGTGACGTGCTGGTCTTCGGCACCGGCTTCGAGACCACCGACTTCCTGGCCCCCCTGGCCATCCACGGCGAGAACGGCCGCTCGCTCGACGAGGCCTGGAAGGACGGGGCGGAGGCCTATTACGGGGTGACAGTGGCGGGTTTCCCCAACCTCTTCCTGCTCTATGGCCCCAACACCAACCTCGGCCACAACAGCATCATCCTGATGATCGAGGCCCAGGTCGGCTACATGGTCGAGGCGATGCGGGTGCTGAAGGCCCGGGGGGCGAAGGCGCTGAAGCTGAAGCCGGACGCGCAGGCGCGGTTCAATACCCAGCTGCAGCACGACCTGCAGGACACGGCCTGGGCCGGGTCGTGTTCAAGCTGGTACAAGACGGCGTCGGGGAAGATTACCAACAACTGGAGCGGCGATACCGCGACCTACATGAAGGTGATGCGGGAACCGGTGCTCAGCGATTACGAGGTGGCTTAA